One window of the Trifolium pratense cultivar HEN17-A07 linkage group LG2, ARS_RC_1.1, whole genome shotgun sequence genome contains the following:
- the LOC123911039 gene encoding RNA-binding protein FUS-like encodes MQRKILGYPQQQCYGTDDGMWMETKAQQLQSHGYPQQFQGMHMKPGGFGKEYDHSMSNHHGGHGLGGNHNMYHQDTMSNGYGNNHGHGYGNNHGHGGGQKFPFGANSHSPNHFPNGGGVRPFSHGGGHGGQEYVSEHDDYEYETYKEEHVSSGGAKMDEMRYERHGTYGGDVQYANPYGYNNNNRIKPHGHGSHKVNWTLKGV; translated from the coding sequence atgcaaaggaagatcctTGGATATCCACAACAACAATGCTATGGTACTGATGATGGCATGTGGATGGAAACTAAGGCTCAACAGCTACAAAGCCATGGATATCCACAACAATTCCAAGGCATGCACATGAAACCAGGTGGTTTTGGCAAGGAATATGATCACTCCATGTCAAACCATCATGGCGGCCATGGCTTAGGAGGAAACCATAACATGTATCATCAAGATACCATGTCTAATGGCTATGGTAATAATCATGGTCATGGCTATGGTAACAATCATGGTCATGGTGGTGGCCAAAAATTCCCTTTTGGTGCCAATTCTCATTCACCTAATCATTTTCCAAATGGTGGCGGTGTAAGGCCATTTAGTCACGGTGGTGGTCACGGTGGCCAGGAATATGTGTCGGAACATGATGACTATGAATATGAAACTTACAAAGAGGAGCATGTTAGTTCTGGCGGCGCGAAGATGGATGAAATGAGATATGAGAGGCATGGAACTTATGGAGGAGATGTTCAGTATGCTAATCCATATggatacaataataataacaggATTAAGCCTCATGGTCATGGAAGCCACAAAGTCAATTGGACACTAAAAGGGGTCTAA
- the LOC123908486 gene encoding putative clathrin assembly protein At4g40080, with amino-acid sequence MKKLKEIIGKLKDKASQSKAAIFSKHKTLSLLRATTHDSFTPPKHKHLTTLLSSGDGSRATASTAVELLMDRLQTTHNSAVALKCLIAVHHIIKHGTFILRDQLSVYPYTGGRNYLNLSNFRDKTNHVSWELSSWVRWYAQYIEHLMCTSRILGFFIGETTPLCKPQEERVLAVTNSDLLREMDSLVALMEGTVKRPNTPTSENNKVVVEIMDLVEDDGVVALSEILVRVQEFGEREKLDCLGFGEIVELVCVLKRLEMCRERMMMVMEGIEEKRFWDSVRELKEKVGRMKVYREEGKVYTNATKDRRTESDRFDDRVLSSVGSITFPSSRFF; translated from the coding sequence ATGAAGAAACTTAAAGAGATAATAGGAAAATTGAAGGACAAGGCATCACAAAGCAAAGCAGCAATTTTTTCCAAACACAAAACTCTTTCCCTCCTTCGCGCCACGACCCATGATTCTTTCACCCCTCCAAAACATAAACACCTCACCACCCTTCTTTCCTCTGGAGACGGTTCACGTGCTACTGCATCAACTGCGGTAGAGCTTCTGATGGACCGTCTCCAAACAACTCATAACTCAGCAGTAGCTCTCAAATGCTTGATCGCCGTTCACCATATCATCAAACACGGCACTTTTATTCTCCGTGATCAGCTCTCGGTGTACCCTTACACCGGGGGAAGAAACTACCTTAATCTCTCTAACTTCCGAGACAAAACAAATCATGTTTCTTGGGAACTCTCTTCTTGGGTTAGGTGGTACGCGCAATACATCGAACACCTTATGTGCACTTCTAGAATCTTAGGTTTCTTCATCGGAGAAACCACGCCGCTTTGTAAGCCACAAGAAGAAAGAGTTTTGGCTGTTACTAATAGTGATCTGTTGAGAGAAATGGATTCTTTGGTGGCTTTGATGGAAGGAACTGTGAAAAGACCCAATACTCCAACAAGTGAAAATAACAAGGTGGTTGTTGAGATAATGGATTTGGTTGAAGATGATGGGGTTGTTGCTCTGAGTGAAATTTTGGTTAGAGTTCAGGAATTTGGGGAGAGGGAGAAATTGGATTGTCTTGGTTTTGGAGAAATTGTGGAATTGGTTTGTGTTTTGAAGAGATTAGAAATGTGCAGAGAGAGAATGATGATGGTGATGGAGGGGATTGAGGAGAAGAGATTTTGGGATTCAGTGAGAGAATTGAAGGAAAAAGTTGGGAGGATGAAGGTGTATAGGGAAGAAGGGAAGGTTTACACGaatgcaacaaaagatagaaGAACTGAGTCGGATAGGTTTGATGATAGAGTTCTTAGTTCTGTTGGTTCTATTACGTTTCCTTCTTCAAGGTTCTTTTAG
- the LOC123904929 gene encoding BURP domain protein USPL1-like, translating to MGINYGSWILLFHTLVILLLHCSHGDQAKVLAERENKSLEIQHNNHHHNHMGHNIDPSLMVFFTLKDLKVGKRMQIYFPKRELSLSTLWPKEKAESLPFSSNKLSYLLKFFSFSQGSPQAIAMKNTLKECETKPIKGEVKFCATSLESMLEFTKNVFGSKYEIQSYATLHKTKSNVTFQNYTIVETPMEILAPKVVACHTLSYPYVVFYCHSQESENRVYRISLVGENGDKVEAMAVCHMDTSQWAHNHVSFQLLGITPGSSSVCHFFPADNFVFIPKFKSKPSYT from the coding sequence ATGGGAATAAATTATGGATCTTGGATCCTCCTCTTTCATACACTAGTAATCTTACTTTTGCATTGTTCTCATGGAGACCAAGCTAAGGTATTGGCTGAAAGAGAAAACAAATCATTGGAAATTCAACACAAcaatcatcatcataatcatatgGGTCATAATATTGATCCTTCATTAATGGTTTTCTTCACTTTGAAAGATTTGAAAGTAGGGAAAAGAATGCAAATATATTTTCCTAAGAGAGAACTATCACTATCAACATTATGGCCCAAAGAAAAAGCTGAATCACTTCCTTTCTCATCAAACAAACTTTCATATCTTCTCaaattcttctctttttctcAAGGTTCACCTCAAGCCATAGCCATGAAAAACACCTTAAAAGAATGTGAGACTAAACCCATCAAAGGAGAAGTCAAGTTTTGTGCTACATCATTAGAATCTATGCTTGAATttacaaaaaatgtttttggTTCAAAATATGAAATCCAAAGTTATGCAACTTTGCACAAAACCAAGTCAAATGTTACTTTCCAAAATTACACTATAGTAGAAACTCCAATGGAAATTCTAGCTCCCAAAGTAGTGGCTTGTCACACTTTATCTTACCCTTATGTTGTTTTTTATTGTCATAGCCAAGAAAGTGAGAACAGGGTATATAGAATTTCATTAGTTGGTGAAAATGGAGATAAAGTGGAAGCTATGGCAGTTTGTCACATGGATACATCACAATGGGCACATAATCATGTTTCATTTCAACTTCTTGGGATTACACCAGGAAGCTCTTCTGTGTGCCACTTTTTCCCGGCTGATAATTTCGTCTTCATCCCGAAATTCAAATCAAAACCTTCGTACACTTGA